In Pedobacter sp. SL55, the following proteins share a genomic window:
- a CDS encoding RagB/SusD family nutrient uptake outer membrane protein yields the protein MKYKYLLTMASIVLLLGSCGKKLDLRPTDIIVESTAFQTVTDLNQGLLGAYSALNAENIIYTNTLMADESRLSAQNTGQGQGAFKWQHDASTLGADLTANWVNSYRAIDRANKVLAAIPRVIANTPSEVARKEVIRGELLTIRALAHFDLVRMYSRGYNPSDVAVPLVNDVVLPDRATYPARSTVSEVLTSLKADLVTAKSLLPASQPDIYSISRLTVSATQARIALYEKDWDNAIGFSTEVINALPLAEASAYPSIFRDAVNTEVVFKLRRNVSTTRPGELWQRASNGDVFFAVSNKLLSSINAATDVRYGVLVKIDNTKPEPQLVNKYPGASGQIGIQDIKYYRTSEMYLIRAEANAEKNTPASIALGLADLNTLRSKRISAYTPLVITTSAALVDAVLAERFVELAYEGHRFFDLKRKNLPVSRIASDLNNAPEAITLLPTNFRYTLPLPQSETFANTNLVNNPLY from the coding sequence ATGAAATACAAATATTTACTAACAATGGCTTCTATAGTTCTACTCTTAGGAAGCTGTGGGAAAAAGCTGGATCTTAGACCTACTGACATTATTGTTGAGTCGACCGCATTTCAGACGGTTACCGATTTGAATCAAGGTCTATTGGGAGCTTATTCGGCATTAAATGCTGAAAATATTATTTACACAAATACTTTGATGGCTGATGAGTCAAGGCTGTCTGCGCAAAATACAGGACAGGGCCAAGGTGCATTTAAATGGCAGCATGATGCTTCAACTTTAGGCGCTGACTTAACGGCAAATTGGGTAAACAGCTATAGAGCCATCGATAGAGCCAATAAAGTTTTAGCCGCTATTCCTAGAGTTATCGCAAATACTCCATCGGAAGTAGCTAGAAAAGAAGTTATTAGAGGTGAATTGTTGACCATAAGGGCCTTGGCTCATTTCGATTTGGTAAGAATGTATTCTAGAGGATATAATCCAAGTGATGTAGCCGTTCCTCTTGTTAATGATGTTGTATTACCCGACAGAGCTACATACCCTGCAAGAAGTACAGTTTCAGAGGTGCTAACGTCTTTAAAAGCGGATTTGGTTACTGCAAAGAGTTTGTTGCCTGCATCGCAACCAGACATTTATTCGATTTCTAGGTTGACTGTTTCTGCGACGCAAGCTAGAATTGCATTGTATGAGAAAGATTGGGATAATGCGATTGGTTTTTCTACTGAAGTTATAAATGCATTGCCCCTTGCAGAGGCATCCGCTTATCCAAGTATTTTTCGAGATGCTGTTAACACCGAAGTCGTTTTCAAATTGCGTAGAAACGTTTCGACTACTAGACCAGGAGAGTTATGGCAAAGAGCGTCCAATGGAGATGTGTTTTTTGCCGTTTCAAACAAACTATTATCGAGTATTAACGCAGCTACGGATGTTAGATACGGTGTACTAGTAAAAATTGATAATACTAAGCCTGAACCACAGTTGGTTAACAAGTACCCTGGTGCTTCAGGTCAAATTGGAATACAAGATATTAAGTATTACAGAACTTCAGAGATGTATTTAATCAGAGCGGAAGCTAATGCAGAGAAAAACACACCTGCTAGTATAGCATTAGGTCTTGCTGATTTAAATACATTGAGGTCAAAAAGAATCTCAGCGTACACACCACTCGTTATTACAACTAGTGCAGCATTGGTTGATGCAGTGTTGGCCGAAAGATTTGTTGAGCTTGCATACGAAGGTCATAGGTTTTTTGACTTGAAGAGAAAAAATCTTCCAGTCTCTAGAATTGCATCTGACTTGAATAATGCGCCAGAAGCGATTACTCTGTTGCCAACTAACTTCAGGTATACACTTCCTCTGCCTCAAAGTGAGACTTTTGCCAATACCAACTTGGTTAATAATCCTTTATACTAA